One Thunnus maccoyii chromosome 14, fThuMac1.1, whole genome shotgun sequence genomic window carries:
- the pde10a gene encoding cAMP and cAMP-inhibited cGMP 3',5'-cyclic phosphodiesterase 10A isoform X3: MSKKRKSPDDQGFEESPPAGCSDQGLTDEKVKAYLSLHPQMLDDFVLESVSAETLDRWLKRKTSSRPADDTSAKDVSRQYQDTNMQGVVYELNSYMEQRLDTGGDNKLLLYELCNIIKTATKADGFALYFLGECNNSLCVFTPTGAKDGPPSLIPSGPIAFGTTIAAHVAKTRKTLLVEDIMGDERFPDGTGQDSGIHVHSVLCLPILTAIGDLIAILELHRHWGKEPFNLSHQEVATANLAWASVAIHQVQVCRGLAKQTELNDFLLDVSKTYFDNIVAIDSLLEHIMIYAKNLVNADRCALFQVDHNNKELYSDLFDIGEEKEGKPVFRKTKEIRFSIDKGIAGQVAQTGEVLNIPDAYADPRFNREVDLKTGYTTRNILCMPIVSRGTVIGVVQMVNKLSGSAFTKTDENNFKMFAVFCALALHCANMYHRIRHSECIYRVTMEKLSYHSICTSEEWKTLTQLNLPAPIYKEIEMFHFDITPFEEIWPAVFIYMVHNSCGKTSFELEKLCQFTMSVRKNYRRVPYHNWKHAVTVAHCMYAILQKTSGMFTELEKKGLLIACLCHDLDHRGYSNAYLQKFDHPLAALYSTSTMEQHHFSQTVSILQEGHNIFSNLNSSEYEQVLEIIRKAIIATDLALYFNNHQQLTELLTSGGLDLNNHSHRDRVIGLMMTACDLCSVTKQWHITRLTANDIYAEFWAEGDEMKKIGMQPIPMMDRDKKDEVPQGQVGFYNAVAIPCYTTLSQLFPLSGPLLKACKENLNQWEKIAHGEVEDVVPSRPCVSGPVKVDN, from the exons cagtacCAGGACACAAATATGCAGGGTGTGGTGTACGAACTCAACAGCTACATGGAGCAGCGCCTGGACACTGGAGGAGACAACAAACTCCTGCTCTATGAGTTGTGCAACATCATCAAAACag CAACTAAAGCTGATGGATTTGCACTTTACTTCTTGGGAGAATGCAACAAT AGTTTATGTGTGTTCACTCCAACGGGGGCCAAGGATGGCCCTCCAAGCCTCATCCCCTCCGGCCCCATTGCATTTGGGACAACCATTGCCGCTCATGTTGCCAAGACTCGCAAAACACTGCTAGTAGAGGACATCATGGGG GACGAGCGCTTCCCCGACGGCACAGGGCAGGACTCAGGGATCCATGTTCACTCTGTCCTGTGCCTCCCCATCCTCACTGCCATCGGGGACCTCATTGCCATCCTGGAGCTGCATCGGCACTGGGGCAAGGAGCCCTTCAACCTCAGCCACCAGGAG GTTGCAACAGCTAATTTAGCGTGGGCATCAGTTGCCATTCATCAAGTACAG GTGTGCAGAGGCCTCGCCAAACAGACTGAGCTCAATGACTTCCTACTAGATGTGTCAAA AACATACTTTGATAACATTGTGGCAATAGATTCTCTACTTGAACATATTATG ATATATGCAAAAAACCTGGTGAATGCAGACAGGTGCGCACTCTTCCAGGTTgatcacaacaacaaagaacTGTATTCTGACCTGTTCGATATTGGGGAGGAGAAAGAAGGCAAACCTGTCTTTAGGAAAACCAAAGAAATTAG GTTTTCTATAGACAAGGGAATAGCCGGCCAAGTGGCTCAGACAGGGGAAGTCTTAAATATCCCAGATGCCTATGCAGACCCACGGTTCAACAG AGAGGTGGACCTCAAAACCGGCTACACCACGCGGAACATCCTGTGCATGCCCATCGTGAGCAGGGGGACCGTTATAGGTGTGGTGCAGATGGTGAACAAGTTAAGCGGAAGTGCCTTCACTAAAACAGATGAGAACAACTTTAAGATGTTTGCTGTCTTTTGTGCTCTGGCCTTACACTGTGCAAAT ATGTACCACAGGATCCGGCACTCTGAATGCATTTACAGAGTGACGATGGAAAAGCTGTCTTATCACAGCATCTGCACATCAGAGGAGTGGAAGACCCTTACCCAGCTCAACCTCCCTGCACCCATTTATAAAGAGATTGAAAT gTTCCACTTTGACATAACTCCCTTTGAGGAGATCTGGCCTGCTGTCTTTATCTACATGGTTCATAACTCCTGTGGAAAGACCAG CTTTGAGCTGGAGAAGCTGTGTCAGTTCACCATGTCTGTGCGGAAGAACTACAGGCGTGTGCCctaccacaactggaagcaCGCGGTGACGGTGGCACACTGTATGTATGCCATCCTACAGAAAACGTCTGGGATGTTCACAGAGCTAGAG AAGAAAGGTCTGTTGATAGCCTGCCTGTGCCATGATCTGGACCATCGGGGGTACAGCAACGCATACCTGCAGAAGTTTGACCATCCACTGGCTGCTCTGTACTCCACATCCACCATGGAGCAGCACCACTTCTCTCAGACTGTCTCCATCCTGCAG GAAGGGCACAATATTTTCTCCAACCTGAATTCCAGCGAGTACGAGCAGGTGCTGGAGATCATCCGGAAGGCCATCATCGCCACGGACCTCGCCCTGTACTTCAACAACCACCAGCAGCTGACGGAGCTGCTGACCTCGGGCGGGCTGGATTTGAACAACCACTCACACAG GGACCGTGTGATTGGTCTGATGATGACAGCATGTGACCTGTGTTCTGTTACCAAGCAATGGCATATCACACGACTCACAGCCAACGACATCTATGCTGAGTTCTGGGCTGAG GGAGATGAGATGAAGAAGATTGGTATGCAGCCAATCCCCATGATGGACAGAGACAAGAAGGATGAAGTTCCACAAGGCCAA gtGGGATTCTACAATGCTGTGGCGATTCCATGTTACACAACACTATCACAGCTTTTCCCTCTGTCCGGTCCTCTTCTGAAAGCTTGCAA ggaGAACCTGAACCAGTGGGAGAAGATAGCGCATGGAGAAGTGGAGGATGTAGTACCCAGCCGGCCTTGTGTTTCAGGCCCCGTCAAGGTGGACAACTGA
- the pde10a gene encoding cAMP and cAMP-inhibited cGMP 3',5'-cyclic phosphodiesterase 10A isoform X1, whose product MSKKRKSPDDQGFEESPPAGCSDQGLTDEKVKAYLSLHPQMLDDFVLESVSAETLDRWLKRKTSSRPADDTSAKDVSRQYQDTNMQGVVYELNSYMEQRLDTGGDNKLLLYELCNIIKTATKADGFALYFLGECNNSLCVFTPTGAKDGPPSLIPSGPIAFGTTIAAHVAKTRKTLLVEDIMGDERFPDGTGQDSGIHVHSVLCLPILTAIGDLIAILELHRHWGKEPFNLSHQEVATANLAWASVAIHQVQVCRGLAKQTELNDFLLDVSKTYFDNIVAIDSLLEHIMIYAKNLVNADRCALFQVDHNNKELYSDLFDIGEEKEGKPVFRKTKEIRFSIDKGIAGQVAQTGEVLNIPDAYADPRFNREVDLKTGYTTRNILCMPIVSRGTVIGVVQMVNKLSGSAFTKTDENNFKMFAVFCALALHCANMYHRIRHSECIYRVTMEKLSYHSICTSEEWKTLTQLNLPAPIYKEIEMFHFDITPFEEIWPAVFIYMVHNSCGKTSFELEKLCQFTMSVRKNYRRVPYHNWKHAVTVAHCMYAILQKTSGMFTELEKKGLLIACLCHDLDHRGYSNAYLQKFDHPLAALYSTSTMEQHHFSQTVSILQLEGHNIFSNLNSSEYEQVLEIIRKAIIATDLALYFNNHQQLTELLTSGGLDLNNHSHRDRVIGLMMTACDLCSVTKQWHITRLTANDIYAEFWAEGDEMKKIGMQPIPMMDRDKKDEVPQGQVGFYNAVAIPCYTTLSQLFPLSGPLLKACKENLNQWEKIAHGEVEDVVPSRPCVSGPVKVDN is encoded by the exons cagtacCAGGACACAAATATGCAGGGTGTGGTGTACGAACTCAACAGCTACATGGAGCAGCGCCTGGACACTGGAGGAGACAACAAACTCCTGCTCTATGAGTTGTGCAACATCATCAAAACag CAACTAAAGCTGATGGATTTGCACTTTACTTCTTGGGAGAATGCAACAAT AGTTTATGTGTGTTCACTCCAACGGGGGCCAAGGATGGCCCTCCAAGCCTCATCCCCTCCGGCCCCATTGCATTTGGGACAACCATTGCCGCTCATGTTGCCAAGACTCGCAAAACACTGCTAGTAGAGGACATCATGGGG GACGAGCGCTTCCCCGACGGCACAGGGCAGGACTCAGGGATCCATGTTCACTCTGTCCTGTGCCTCCCCATCCTCACTGCCATCGGGGACCTCATTGCCATCCTGGAGCTGCATCGGCACTGGGGCAAGGAGCCCTTCAACCTCAGCCACCAGGAG GTTGCAACAGCTAATTTAGCGTGGGCATCAGTTGCCATTCATCAAGTACAG GTGTGCAGAGGCCTCGCCAAACAGACTGAGCTCAATGACTTCCTACTAGATGTGTCAAA AACATACTTTGATAACATTGTGGCAATAGATTCTCTACTTGAACATATTATG ATATATGCAAAAAACCTGGTGAATGCAGACAGGTGCGCACTCTTCCAGGTTgatcacaacaacaaagaacTGTATTCTGACCTGTTCGATATTGGGGAGGAGAAAGAAGGCAAACCTGTCTTTAGGAAAACCAAAGAAATTAG GTTTTCTATAGACAAGGGAATAGCCGGCCAAGTGGCTCAGACAGGGGAAGTCTTAAATATCCCAGATGCCTATGCAGACCCACGGTTCAACAG AGAGGTGGACCTCAAAACCGGCTACACCACGCGGAACATCCTGTGCATGCCCATCGTGAGCAGGGGGACCGTTATAGGTGTGGTGCAGATGGTGAACAAGTTAAGCGGAAGTGCCTTCACTAAAACAGATGAGAACAACTTTAAGATGTTTGCTGTCTTTTGTGCTCTGGCCTTACACTGTGCAAAT ATGTACCACAGGATCCGGCACTCTGAATGCATTTACAGAGTGACGATGGAAAAGCTGTCTTATCACAGCATCTGCACATCAGAGGAGTGGAAGACCCTTACCCAGCTCAACCTCCCTGCACCCATTTATAAAGAGATTGAAAT gTTCCACTTTGACATAACTCCCTTTGAGGAGATCTGGCCTGCTGTCTTTATCTACATGGTTCATAACTCCTGTGGAAAGACCAG CTTTGAGCTGGAGAAGCTGTGTCAGTTCACCATGTCTGTGCGGAAGAACTACAGGCGTGTGCCctaccacaactggaagcaCGCGGTGACGGTGGCACACTGTATGTATGCCATCCTACAGAAAACGTCTGGGATGTTCACAGAGCTAGAG AAGAAAGGTCTGTTGATAGCCTGCCTGTGCCATGATCTGGACCATCGGGGGTACAGCAACGCATACCTGCAGAAGTTTGACCATCCACTGGCTGCTCTGTACTCCACATCCACCATGGAGCAGCACCACTTCTCTCAGACTGTCTCCATCCTGCAG CTGGAAGGGCACAATATTTTCTCCAACCTGAATTCCAGCGAGTACGAGCAGGTGCTGGAGATCATCCGGAAGGCCATCATCGCCACGGACCTCGCCCTGTACTTCAACAACCACCAGCAGCTGACGGAGCTGCTGACCTCGGGCGGGCTGGATTTGAACAACCACTCACACAG GGACCGTGTGATTGGTCTGATGATGACAGCATGTGACCTGTGTTCTGTTACCAAGCAATGGCATATCACACGACTCACAGCCAACGACATCTATGCTGAGTTCTGGGCTGAG GGAGATGAGATGAAGAAGATTGGTATGCAGCCAATCCCCATGATGGACAGAGACAAGAAGGATGAAGTTCCACAAGGCCAA gtGGGATTCTACAATGCTGTGGCGATTCCATGTTACACAACACTATCACAGCTTTTCCCTCTGTCCGGTCCTCTTCTGAAAGCTTGCAA ggaGAACCTGAACCAGTGGGAGAAGATAGCGCATGGAGAAGTGGAGGATGTAGTACCCAGCCGGCCTTGTGTTTCAGGCCCCGTCAAGGTGGACAACTGA
- the pde10a gene encoding cAMP and cAMP-inhibited cGMP 3',5'-cyclic phosphodiesterase 10A isoform X4 — translation MEDGPSSTSCFRRLTDCFLGASLTDEKVKAYLSLHPQMLDDFVLESVSAETLDRWLKRKTSSRPADDTSAKDVSRQYQDTNMQGVVYELNSYMEQRLDTGGDNKLLLYELCNIIKTATKADGFALYFLGECNNSLCVFTPTGAKDGPPSLIPSGPIAFGTTIAAHVAKTRKTLLVEDIMGDERFPDGTGQDSGIHVHSVLCLPILTAIGDLIAILELHRHWGKEPFNLSHQEVATANLAWASVAIHQVQVCRGLAKQTELNDFLLDVSKTYFDNIVAIDSLLEHIMIYAKNLVNADRCALFQVDHNNKELYSDLFDIGEEKEGKPVFRKTKEIRFSIDKGIAGQVAQTGEVLNIPDAYADPRFNREVDLKTGYTTRNILCMPIVSRGTVIGVVQMVNKLSGSAFTKTDENNFKMFAVFCALALHCANMYHRIRHSECIYRVTMEKLSYHSICTSEEWKTLTQLNLPAPIYKEIEMFHFDITPFEEIWPAVFIYMVHNSCGKTSFELEKLCQFTMSVRKNYRRVPYHNWKHAVTVAHCMYAILQKTSGMFTELEKKGLLIACLCHDLDHRGYSNAYLQKFDHPLAALYSTSTMEQHHFSQTVSILQLEGHNIFSNLNSSEYEQVLEIIRKAIIATDLALYFNNHQQLTELLTSGGLDLNNHSHRDRVIGLMMTACDLCSVTKQWHITRLTANDIYAEFWAEGDEMKKIGMQPIPMMDRDKKDEVPQGQVGFYNAVAIPCYTTLSQLFPLSGPLLKACKENLNQWEKIAHGEVEDVVPSRPCVSGPVKVDN, via the exons cagtacCAGGACACAAATATGCAGGGTGTGGTGTACGAACTCAACAGCTACATGGAGCAGCGCCTGGACACTGGAGGAGACAACAAACTCCTGCTCTATGAGTTGTGCAACATCATCAAAACag CAACTAAAGCTGATGGATTTGCACTTTACTTCTTGGGAGAATGCAACAAT AGTTTATGTGTGTTCACTCCAACGGGGGCCAAGGATGGCCCTCCAAGCCTCATCCCCTCCGGCCCCATTGCATTTGGGACAACCATTGCCGCTCATGTTGCCAAGACTCGCAAAACACTGCTAGTAGAGGACATCATGGGG GACGAGCGCTTCCCCGACGGCACAGGGCAGGACTCAGGGATCCATGTTCACTCTGTCCTGTGCCTCCCCATCCTCACTGCCATCGGGGACCTCATTGCCATCCTGGAGCTGCATCGGCACTGGGGCAAGGAGCCCTTCAACCTCAGCCACCAGGAG GTTGCAACAGCTAATTTAGCGTGGGCATCAGTTGCCATTCATCAAGTACAG GTGTGCAGAGGCCTCGCCAAACAGACTGAGCTCAATGACTTCCTACTAGATGTGTCAAA AACATACTTTGATAACATTGTGGCAATAGATTCTCTACTTGAACATATTATG ATATATGCAAAAAACCTGGTGAATGCAGACAGGTGCGCACTCTTCCAGGTTgatcacaacaacaaagaacTGTATTCTGACCTGTTCGATATTGGGGAGGAGAAAGAAGGCAAACCTGTCTTTAGGAAAACCAAAGAAATTAG GTTTTCTATAGACAAGGGAATAGCCGGCCAAGTGGCTCAGACAGGGGAAGTCTTAAATATCCCAGATGCCTATGCAGACCCACGGTTCAACAG AGAGGTGGACCTCAAAACCGGCTACACCACGCGGAACATCCTGTGCATGCCCATCGTGAGCAGGGGGACCGTTATAGGTGTGGTGCAGATGGTGAACAAGTTAAGCGGAAGTGCCTTCACTAAAACAGATGAGAACAACTTTAAGATGTTTGCTGTCTTTTGTGCTCTGGCCTTACACTGTGCAAAT ATGTACCACAGGATCCGGCACTCTGAATGCATTTACAGAGTGACGATGGAAAAGCTGTCTTATCACAGCATCTGCACATCAGAGGAGTGGAAGACCCTTACCCAGCTCAACCTCCCTGCACCCATTTATAAAGAGATTGAAAT gTTCCACTTTGACATAACTCCCTTTGAGGAGATCTGGCCTGCTGTCTTTATCTACATGGTTCATAACTCCTGTGGAAAGACCAG CTTTGAGCTGGAGAAGCTGTGTCAGTTCACCATGTCTGTGCGGAAGAACTACAGGCGTGTGCCctaccacaactggaagcaCGCGGTGACGGTGGCACACTGTATGTATGCCATCCTACAGAAAACGTCTGGGATGTTCACAGAGCTAGAG AAGAAAGGTCTGTTGATAGCCTGCCTGTGCCATGATCTGGACCATCGGGGGTACAGCAACGCATACCTGCAGAAGTTTGACCATCCACTGGCTGCTCTGTACTCCACATCCACCATGGAGCAGCACCACTTCTCTCAGACTGTCTCCATCCTGCAG CTGGAAGGGCACAATATTTTCTCCAACCTGAATTCCAGCGAGTACGAGCAGGTGCTGGAGATCATCCGGAAGGCCATCATCGCCACGGACCTCGCCCTGTACTTCAACAACCACCAGCAGCTGACGGAGCTGCTGACCTCGGGCGGGCTGGATTTGAACAACCACTCACACAG GGACCGTGTGATTGGTCTGATGATGACAGCATGTGACCTGTGTTCTGTTACCAAGCAATGGCATATCACACGACTCACAGCCAACGACATCTATGCTGAGTTCTGGGCTGAG GGAGATGAGATGAAGAAGATTGGTATGCAGCCAATCCCCATGATGGACAGAGACAAGAAGGATGAAGTTCCACAAGGCCAA gtGGGATTCTACAATGCTGTGGCGATTCCATGTTACACAACACTATCACAGCTTTTCCCTCTGTCCGGTCCTCTTCTGAAAGCTTGCAA ggaGAACCTGAACCAGTGGGAGAAGATAGCGCATGGAGAAGTGGAGGATGTAGTACCCAGCCGGCCTTGTGTTTCAGGCCCCGTCAAGGTGGACAACTGA
- the pde10a gene encoding cAMP and cAMP-inhibited cGMP 3',5'-cyclic phosphodiesterase 10A isoform X2, whose protein sequence is MSKKRKSPDDQGFEESPPAGCSDQGLTDEKVKAYLSLHPQMLDDFVLESVSAETLDRWLKRKTSSRPADDTSAKDVSRYQDTNMQGVVYELNSYMEQRLDTGGDNKLLLYELCNIIKTATKADGFALYFLGECNNSLCVFTPTGAKDGPPSLIPSGPIAFGTTIAAHVAKTRKTLLVEDIMGDERFPDGTGQDSGIHVHSVLCLPILTAIGDLIAILELHRHWGKEPFNLSHQEVATANLAWASVAIHQVQVCRGLAKQTELNDFLLDVSKTYFDNIVAIDSLLEHIMIYAKNLVNADRCALFQVDHNNKELYSDLFDIGEEKEGKPVFRKTKEIRFSIDKGIAGQVAQTGEVLNIPDAYADPRFNREVDLKTGYTTRNILCMPIVSRGTVIGVVQMVNKLSGSAFTKTDENNFKMFAVFCALALHCANMYHRIRHSECIYRVTMEKLSYHSICTSEEWKTLTQLNLPAPIYKEIEMFHFDITPFEEIWPAVFIYMVHNSCGKTSFELEKLCQFTMSVRKNYRRVPYHNWKHAVTVAHCMYAILQKTSGMFTELEKKGLLIACLCHDLDHRGYSNAYLQKFDHPLAALYSTSTMEQHHFSQTVSILQLEGHNIFSNLNSSEYEQVLEIIRKAIIATDLALYFNNHQQLTELLTSGGLDLNNHSHRDRVIGLMMTACDLCSVTKQWHITRLTANDIYAEFWAEGDEMKKIGMQPIPMMDRDKKDEVPQGQVGFYNAVAIPCYTTLSQLFPLSGPLLKACKENLNQWEKIAHGEVEDVVPSRPCVSGPVKVDN, encoded by the exons tacCAGGACACAAATATGCAGGGTGTGGTGTACGAACTCAACAGCTACATGGAGCAGCGCCTGGACACTGGAGGAGACAACAAACTCCTGCTCTATGAGTTGTGCAACATCATCAAAACag CAACTAAAGCTGATGGATTTGCACTTTACTTCTTGGGAGAATGCAACAAT AGTTTATGTGTGTTCACTCCAACGGGGGCCAAGGATGGCCCTCCAAGCCTCATCCCCTCCGGCCCCATTGCATTTGGGACAACCATTGCCGCTCATGTTGCCAAGACTCGCAAAACACTGCTAGTAGAGGACATCATGGGG GACGAGCGCTTCCCCGACGGCACAGGGCAGGACTCAGGGATCCATGTTCACTCTGTCCTGTGCCTCCCCATCCTCACTGCCATCGGGGACCTCATTGCCATCCTGGAGCTGCATCGGCACTGGGGCAAGGAGCCCTTCAACCTCAGCCACCAGGAG GTTGCAACAGCTAATTTAGCGTGGGCATCAGTTGCCATTCATCAAGTACAG GTGTGCAGAGGCCTCGCCAAACAGACTGAGCTCAATGACTTCCTACTAGATGTGTCAAA AACATACTTTGATAACATTGTGGCAATAGATTCTCTACTTGAACATATTATG ATATATGCAAAAAACCTGGTGAATGCAGACAGGTGCGCACTCTTCCAGGTTgatcacaacaacaaagaacTGTATTCTGACCTGTTCGATATTGGGGAGGAGAAAGAAGGCAAACCTGTCTTTAGGAAAACCAAAGAAATTAG GTTTTCTATAGACAAGGGAATAGCCGGCCAAGTGGCTCAGACAGGGGAAGTCTTAAATATCCCAGATGCCTATGCAGACCCACGGTTCAACAG AGAGGTGGACCTCAAAACCGGCTACACCACGCGGAACATCCTGTGCATGCCCATCGTGAGCAGGGGGACCGTTATAGGTGTGGTGCAGATGGTGAACAAGTTAAGCGGAAGTGCCTTCACTAAAACAGATGAGAACAACTTTAAGATGTTTGCTGTCTTTTGTGCTCTGGCCTTACACTGTGCAAAT ATGTACCACAGGATCCGGCACTCTGAATGCATTTACAGAGTGACGATGGAAAAGCTGTCTTATCACAGCATCTGCACATCAGAGGAGTGGAAGACCCTTACCCAGCTCAACCTCCCTGCACCCATTTATAAAGAGATTGAAAT gTTCCACTTTGACATAACTCCCTTTGAGGAGATCTGGCCTGCTGTCTTTATCTACATGGTTCATAACTCCTGTGGAAAGACCAG CTTTGAGCTGGAGAAGCTGTGTCAGTTCACCATGTCTGTGCGGAAGAACTACAGGCGTGTGCCctaccacaactggaagcaCGCGGTGACGGTGGCACACTGTATGTATGCCATCCTACAGAAAACGTCTGGGATGTTCACAGAGCTAGAG AAGAAAGGTCTGTTGATAGCCTGCCTGTGCCATGATCTGGACCATCGGGGGTACAGCAACGCATACCTGCAGAAGTTTGACCATCCACTGGCTGCTCTGTACTCCACATCCACCATGGAGCAGCACCACTTCTCTCAGACTGTCTCCATCCTGCAG CTGGAAGGGCACAATATTTTCTCCAACCTGAATTCCAGCGAGTACGAGCAGGTGCTGGAGATCATCCGGAAGGCCATCATCGCCACGGACCTCGCCCTGTACTTCAACAACCACCAGCAGCTGACGGAGCTGCTGACCTCGGGCGGGCTGGATTTGAACAACCACTCACACAG GGACCGTGTGATTGGTCTGATGATGACAGCATGTGACCTGTGTTCTGTTACCAAGCAATGGCATATCACACGACTCACAGCCAACGACATCTATGCTGAGTTCTGGGCTGAG GGAGATGAGATGAAGAAGATTGGTATGCAGCCAATCCCCATGATGGACAGAGACAAGAAGGATGAAGTTCCACAAGGCCAA gtGGGATTCTACAATGCTGTGGCGATTCCATGTTACACAACACTATCACAGCTTTTCCCTCTGTCCGGTCCTCTTCTGAAAGCTTGCAA ggaGAACCTGAACCAGTGGGAGAAGATAGCGCATGGAGAAGTGGAGGATGTAGTACCCAGCCGGCCTTGTGTTTCAGGCCCCGTCAAGGTGGACAACTGA